In Conger conger chromosome 9, fConCon1.1, whole genome shotgun sequence, the genomic stretch GCCCTACTTGGTCGACATTATTGCagctttaaaaaacatttttgcatccTAGTAGCCTATTGATTTGAAGATCCACAAATGACTGAGAATGAGAACTTATCATGATATACATTGTCGCATATATCTACTCAAATTGGATGTAATCGTTTTAataatttgaattaaatgcgTTTATTGACATGTCTTCCCATGTAGTTGCACAACAAAAGAGGAAGTCTGTGGTTCAATAAATACAAAGCTTACACTAGTACGACATTTTCACCGTTTCGACGCACAAAGTGTCGGCATATGAGTGTTCGTAAATAGCCTTGTTTTTCTAAACAAAATGTTGATGTGCAATAAGTCGTTTACAGTACAATATTTAGTTTTCGTTTAGTAATCTTTAGCAATAATGATTTCAGTTGGTAATGGCATATCGTCGGTCTCTCGGATTACTAAATAAAGTTATGGCTTTCGTTAGTTTATGGAAAGGTATCCTATATTGAAAATggtaaatacatgaaaataatgaatttatcTTATAAATACATTATCACAACATTTTAGGTAACAAGATGTATGTCCATCCTGAATCGCCAAACACGGGAGCCCATTGGATGAGGCAGGAGATCTCCTTCGGCAAGTTGAAATTGACGAACAATAAAGGCGCCAATAACAACAACTCACAGGTGAATCCATGCACGTGATGTTGTGTTTAGTAGCTGGAACATTCCCCCGAGCTTTCACCATTCTTTATCTTCGACTGAATTCCTTTAAGGCACACTGCATGAAGTTCATCGAGccataatatttaatattaacgACAATCTTATTACTATGtaatattttgaatgtatacatCCATCTCAGTTTAGATTAGCAGTTGGATCAAATGCAATGACTCATCAAAACTGTATGTGACATATGAGATAGGGTTCCCTGATGTTTATGTCTTGGTTTCTGCTTTGACTTATTGTCTATCTGAAGGAAGTCCATTCCTATCAAAATCTCTTAGGATTATCGTTATCCTCTATGAATAACCCAggagtttgtgtttttgtggagtATGCCATGCTCGTGAATTTACCTCCAAACTCTAGAGCCCTTCCTCTGTGGTTTCATTCTTCATTTCTGACTTTCCCCAGATGATTGTTCTCCAATCCCTGCACAAATACCAGCCTCGGCTGCACATCGTTGAAGTCACTGAGGACGGGGTGGAAGACATGAGCAGTGAGGCCAAAACACAAACCTTTACATTCCCTGAGAACCAGTTCATTGCTGTCACTGCTTATCAGAACACAGACGTAAGCTGCCCCTCATGCCTACTTCCTCCAGTCGTATAacttgcttgcttgcttcaACGAGTGATGGCTAGGCCTCTAAAGCACTTTTGTCTGATTTTCAGATCACGCAGCTGAAAATCGATCACAACCCTTTTGCCAAAGGCTTCAGAGACAATTATGATTCGTAAGTACCTTTGTTCCTGACacaattaaaagaaaataagtcaGTTGTGGTTGTGACTAAACACAATTCATTACTAAAGGTTGCTGTATATTTTATCTTATGTGGCATTTTATGCATCCTATAATACTCAACATTGTCCTGGACAATGGCATTTGATAATTACATGTCTCTAATAGTAACAAATGGTTCCTAGTCTCTTGCACCTTTTCATTGTTtctcttggtcctctcctctcagGATGTACCAGGCTCCAGAAAGCGATAGGTTGACTCCGTCTCCCACGGACGGCCCGCGCTCTCACCAGATCGTGCCAGGAGCCCGCTATGCCATGCAGCCCTTTTTCCAGGACCAGTTTGTCAACAACCTGCCCCAGAACCGCTTCTACAACGGGGAGCGTGCTGTACCTCAGACCAACGGCATCCTGTCCCCACAGGCCGAGGAGGCCACGGCCGCCTCCACGCAAAGGTGGTTTGTAACCCCGGTGCAGCAGACGGGCTCCAACAAGCTGGACCTGACCTACGACAGCGACTACTCCGCCAGCGGCCTGCTGCCTTACGGCATCAAGTCCCTCAACCTCCAGACCACTCACGCCCTGGGTTACTACCCAGACTCTGCCTTCGCGTCCATGGCGGCGGGCTGGGGGTCCAGAGGCACTTACCAGCGGAAGATGACAACTGGCCTGCCCTGGTCCCCGAGGCCCAGCCCCCCCAGCTTCGCCGAAGACCACCTGTCCAATAAGGACAAGCTTCGGGAGGAGAGCAGCAGCACTTCCCCCTGGGTCGAGACCCCCCACTCCCTAAAATCCGTGGACTCTGTGGACTCTGGGATCTACTCCATGGTCTGCAAGCGCAGACGCTTGTCTCCCCCCAGCTCCAGCACAGAAAACTCACCCTCCATCAAATGCGAGGATCTGAACACTGACGATTACAACAAGGAGAGCCACAAAGGCATGGGGTACTATGCCTTCTACACAAGCCCTTAAAGTATTTGACtatttttcatgtatttgttccattttgtttttgtatttctgcCCACCTCCCTTGCTAGCCTGCAGTATCCCCCCTACACTTTTActggttcttttttttcctgaaagtgCCAAAGCTTTTAATTATCTTAGCAAATACTGCGTATTCCTCCCATTGTGACCAATGTTTTTATGCATGCCCTCCATGGAACTTATTTTatacaaatgtgattttttatttattgaaggattttttttcttgctgtaAAATATTTGTGCACTATAGAACGTGAAGTATCTTGTACAAAACGTCTACCTGGCAGTGTTATGaactggaataaaaaaaaaaagtccccatacttccttttttccttatgtttttttaattaatgcattGGATCTCTTGCTTTACACAGAAATCTGTATATTGTGCATTGTTTCTGAATAAAGAACTGTTTAAAATgccatttgagaaaaaaaataaagtctgGAACTATTATTTAGCCGTGTGCTTTAAATTTCCATATAAGCCatcaaatattatattttaaatcgAATGCCGCTTTTTACGACCACTTTCTTCCTCTTTGTGGAAGAGTTCTTAAATCGCAGTGGAAAACAATGCCTGTTTAACAACCGTAACATAATTATTTCGTCGACAAAATGGCAATATGTTGCTTGGACAAATGAATTACACAGAGGTGCGCGCGCGGACTGAAAATAACTGATGCGGAAATGCTAAACAATCGTACACAATTAAACCTATACGCTACATAGTTCACAAGTTTTGATTTTTTTCCCGTTTTATTTCGTATTTGCTACGACTGACTGTAAATAAGCCGCTATAAGACTTGTGCATTAACATATTTAGACAACACTATTACGCCGAAATAGCTAATAATTTCAAGTAGGTGCACTTTAATATATTTCGTCGATTTGACAATGTAAATTAGACAGCGAATGAACATTTAACTCTCGGTagtcatttcatttattctaAAATGGTACATTGAGGGGTCACATTTATTCCAACTTAGCTGACATCCAGCTGTTCTTATCAGTCAAACTGCAATATTAAAAGAGAAGAGGGCATGAAACATTTATATGCAGTCTATTCAGCTTCACTTAGTCCAGGGGTCTTGATACGactactgtagcctatgcatCAGTGCTTGACGGTTGTTTTTAGAAACGCTTGTTTGTGTTTCCCTGACGTGTGCACTTGCGGGCTGACATCGCACATTTGAGAAATGTGGTTATATGCTAGTCTACAGCAGCGTCAGATACCCAATTTCACTGCTCAGAGACCAGAAATCAACACTGTTTTTGTATCTCATCGCTCATTTCAGTAAGGTAAATTCCCCGCTTTGCAAACATCGTGTGACCTATTAGACTGGCTGTTGGGCGCGAGGACTAAATGTTTCTCTAGTAGGTAATATAACTGACATCAGAATGTAGTTGGGGTTATAATAATAGGGCTTTACGATTTCTTTGAGAAGGTCCCATATATTCGCAAATTTCACCTGCTAATGTTTTCCGGCAAGAGACAGAAATGCGAACGTGTTGTCTGCGGCCTGTGTTAAGGTTTAATATTACAATAAACCACACTTAAATTGTAAacccagttttttttgtttttttcgagaccccccaccaccaccccttcTATGGACGGCACCACACGCGCGACTTCTTCGTCCACGATGACTGTAGCTTCGAACACAGTTTCGTTtcctattttaatttaaaaattattgTAACATAGTATAATTAATCTGTCAACAAATATGGCCATCTATTTTAGATTCTCGTCTGTTCTTACCAGTTCGCTTTTGTATTAAATAATTAGGAACTAGCCTAGAGGCACGAGGAATCATAGCATGCAGCTGTTTATGTTGTGCCCTTAAATGTGAGAAGTTCTCCATTTGACAACGTCATTTTATGCACAGTGTTGGCTGGGTGTATATAAGCAATGCGTTAGGTAATCTGTCAATTCGAAAGAAACAGACAAGAACAAAAAGCAaattaataatcaaaataatgaagaaatatacatgaaattgaattgataaCCAGGACATCTCGGGAGGCCGAATATTTCGaattataataaaacataatttgaatGTAGACTGACAATGGAAgctgcaaaataataatttgctattAATTAGCATTTACAGCGAATAACCTAAATCTGACGGCAGGAAAATACCGTCTGTTTTACCAACTAATTAGCGTAAGGTGGGGGAATAGGGCGTGCAATAAATTAGGCTGTGTTTAGCGATCTGACCGTGAAAGTGGTCTTCTTCACAGCGACCTGTAGCTTTTGAGAACGCGCCTTTGCCTGATCTTGTCAGTCTGTTGTCAAGTGGAGTCTGTGGTATTTCTGTTATGTGGAGTGCACAATACCTAAAGTTAAGGGGGGAAATCTCGCTCTATCAATCAGTTATGGAAAGTGTGTATTAGCCTACGCTGTGCCAATGGAGCGTTGTAATTAAATGCAACCCAGAAcgtttaaaaaatatcttaccATTTATATTTCACAGTTTAGTAAATAAACAGACGCTTTTAGAAAAAGTTATTAACAAgtgcattatgcatttttaaGCAATCATAAGTGCTAGAGATAGGTAGGCTACAGCTAAATAAGTGGTATCAGTAGTGTCACCATCATAAACGTACACTTGAGTACACCTCCAAGACTTCGTAGATAACCTAAAATTATTACACAAGTTATTAATATAGTGATAAAAATGCATCTTATAGAGGTTTGCTATGAAAATCTGAGAAAGGAAATGCTGGCCAGCTCCAGGACTGCCCTGTGACTGGCACCTCACAGTCTTAGCAGAGTTTCAAAACcttattttttcatctttattcTCTCCCTCTTGAATTCTTTTAAATacccacatttttattttaattaactcTGCTGTCATGATCCTTGACAGAAACATAAGCGTCTTGACTAACTCCAATTAACACCTTCTAATGAGGTAGAGTTCTGATGCCTCCCTGGGAAGATGATAGAAATTGACTCCTGGAGGCCAAGACGGGGCTGAAACATACCCTGTTTGTTGCCATTCCTTTCAAGGAACAATGGCTCAGAACAGCAGTGGTGGTCAGTGTGTTTTCATcgatgtgcaggtgtgtcatcCATAATGTGATGGGACCTGCAGCAGCATGTCCTACTGAAGCTGGGAGGCTGCCCAAGGAGCTGGCCTGAAGCCTCTGCCATCTACCATGGCCCTAGAGGGCTAACACTACCACACGCTCAGTTTTGTAAATTGtgttattcatgtatttttattttcaaccaatttacattttatgaacaaaaaaaatctagttTGTTCTATCCAATTACAATAGGCCTACTTCTCTGGATAAGGCAGCTGTATTACAGCTTGTggacaaatacatattaaaaatattatataaaaaccCAGTTAATACAACCAATGAGTTGTTGTAACCCACAAAGGACCTGGCAACTTATAACAGATGAGAAAGGAAGGGATATGTTCTGCGGAGTTACACAAATCCAGTTACAGAAATTTGTCCTGCAAAGCTACTCAAACTCAATAGTGGATGCATGTCACAATGATTCACTGTGAGGGCAAATCTTTTGTCTCTGGAGCATACAAATGGCTGCTCAGTGCCCATGTCATGTTAATAAGTGTTTCCCAGGTTCTGGATATTAACTTTACTCTAAATGCAGATATACAGGCTTGCGCGCACAGACTTTTAGGGCCAGGTGCTCTAACGGACCGTTAGCAAATATATGATTGACAACGCAGTCCACCAATCACTGCTTAGAAACAGTTGCTATGTGGACTTCAGCCCACATCCTCCAACTCCTGGATATACTTGACTCGAAAAAAACTTTAGCAACATGCTACAAAGACACTTTTCTTGGCAGTTTTGTATGGGGTTATCTTCAACTAGCTATGTAGTTAGctaaaatagctagctagctctaatCGTATTTAAGCCTACTGTACATCCTTGACTATAAAGTGTAGCACCAAGTGATATAAACAAAATGCTGCTCAGAAATATACATTATCCTTAAGTGTAAGATTAATTTTGCATTGATATTAGTATTCACTttaaaggaggatacattttccTGGTGATTTTTGCAATTGAAGTTTGACACCAGAAGAGGCAATACATTCCATCTATTTACATCCGTTTTATGAACGTTCAACGTGCCACTGGCCCATTTGGAAAAAGGGCAACCCACCACTTGGTGCTACCAGTCAAAACAGTCAAAATCTCTAATTATAATGaccaataaaatcaatatttgtgaatgtgtgtgtttgtgtcactgAATTTTACCATGCTTCTCAATAAAGCTGTCTCAATAGCAGAACACTGCAGCTTGATAGACAAAGAACATTGCAGCCTGCTAGCAGTGGCTAGTGAAGGGTACATCCAGCTGCCTAACTTTGCTGCAATAGAGGTAAGTAAATACAAAAGTAaggatacaaaataaaaaagcaatacaGAATGCAAGTGACAGAGAGTTCTGACACAGGCTTTGGAGAGAACTGGCAAGTTCAAAATGTAAGCAGTGGCATTCATACAGGGGACTCAAAAGAGAGACCATAGTTGCACCTAGTCTCTCAAGCAGCGGCTTTAAGATCGCATTCCTTTAAGCACAGTACAAATTCAGATAAAGTAGGCAATCTGTTTCTCCGTCAAATGGATATTGGTCCGTAGTAGTCCTAcccggaaaaaaaaacacattatctATAACGCATAGTCGGAAAACCCCACACGCCTAAAGTGTTACTATAGGTAGCTAGTTGCTAAGCTGTCTGCTGTGCCTGCTATCTGATCATTGCAAACTTGATGAGTTCACAAAACCTAGCAAGAATAACAGTGCAGTGTCTACTACTATTACTGATATTATTCGAAAGGCTTCATCTCAACAACTATCCTCTTTCTGTATTTTGGCTCCCTTCATGTGGTGTTTTGCAGGTGGCCACACATTTGTCAGTTGCAGCATGTGTAAAGGACGGGATGAAGTGGAAAACGACTGAGCGCGTGCAGCACACGCTGTTAGCGGAAGGGGCACTCGcgcattgtgtatgtgtgtgtatgtgtgtatgtgtggttcaTATAGCTTTTATACTGAATGAGAGCAGGGCATAGAGCGACTGCGCTTCAGTTCGCCAAGAGAGCAAAGCATGCATCATAGTATCAGACTGCCAGTGTCGCTCTGTGCAGCTATCAGTGTTTTTGCAATCCGTAACTGTGTATTTACCTAATGGATCTGCTCCGTAGAATAGAGCACAGAGCCCTGGGAACCATGACAAGCCTCAATTCCAACAAGTCAATAGGCCCTACATTGCTTACATGCATTCATGCAGGAAGAGCAGTAATCAATAGACCCTACTACAACATGCTCAGGAAACCCCTGGCTTGTTTATGTGGCGGGGCAAGGAGCCATTGAAACTGCACAGCTGTTTGAATTTTCAACAATATTTGATTAGAgatggtcagtgccttgcatagcagccaatcggtgtgtgagtgtgtgaatgggtggatgagaatcaattgtacagcagtttggataaaggtgcaatataaattcgaaccatttaccatttaccatttagagcaTACCAATATTTCAATTAAGTCGAACAAACAGGAATGCATTACCAAAAAGAACCTCCCCAAAAGTACTTGACATTACAGCTTTGTTTGAGATGGCTTTGCTGAACAGAAATGCTGAACTGCTGCCATTTTACTTTTAAAGAAATCTCTGGGAACCTGGGACACAACATCCATTAACACCAGAtccaaaattgtatttaatgAAGAATTGGATATCATTTGAAACACAACATACTGGGCTATTCATGTATTCTGGCCTTATATTATACTTGATATGACAAGATAACAATTGTGAGAGGGAAGAGTTGGTTTGCACTGTTGTGACCATCGCAACTTGTtgctttctcacctcattgagGTTTTTGCTCATGAAGCTATGGCCCATGGGAAACCTTCTGTGTGAGAAAAAGTGGCCACTTTACAGTACACTTGATGTTGCTACATAAAGGCATTGTGGCATGCTAAGGAACTGCACATCTGTAGTAGAAATGCATTGTAGTTATTGCATTCAAAGTACAAAGTACCTAATGACAGTCtgaattaatttgtttgtttgtttgtttatcaatCATGAATTTGGCATCGAACTTGGGGCTGAGCATGTCCAATACCCATCACAATTTGAAATGCCCAACTGTCTGCAACCGCAGCTGCGTTCACGCACAAACCCCACTGCCAATTCAAGGAAGGGTAGACAACTGTGtttctcctctgaaacatgtGTATTGCCATCTGCTTCTTGTCGCACTGCTTACTACAGCTAAGCTCACACAGAGTGGAGtcggaggaagacctttcagaTGTGGCTTGAGCACACAGTCTACGGGCACCCAATTGACCAGCAGGTGACATGAGAACCCTCCCATACACTAGGCGATGAATCCAGCTATGACACATAGCCCTATGGAGCTACCGGCTGCAGTTGGCATTAGGTCTAGATACAATCTGTAGCACTGACTGTAGCACTCAACCCCAGTGTGGAGCCTTAacagaatgtattttaataCATAATCCCAAGCTAAATTCAGACAGCGCGTAAGGAAGCTATCCTTAGTCAGGTGGAGACAGACGAGGAGAATCATGTGCGCATACAGCATATGTATCACTCAGGGTTATTTGTTGTACATGAGCACCATCAGTGATGTGCATTTAAGATCACACATATCCTGATCACACAGTACTTCAGCCAACACTGCATTTGAGTTGAGATGTCAGGAAAAAGCAATCTGTAAGGAAAGAGGATTTTGAGCCACACGGCAACTCCTAGGAATCATAACTATTATGTATGATTAGGATTTAGGGTATCTAAAAGCACCCCCCATACATAACCTCACATCACATATCTAGACCCTGTCCTTTCCAGCCAGGAGCAGATGCAGCCTTTGAGAGCACTATATGTCTGAAGTGAGCCCAACTGAAGTCATGAGGAAACGCAGAGCATCAGAGTGGAAAGGCTTTGTCTGGTAGATCGATGTATCAACACTTTGGGGGA encodes the following:
- the LOC133137143 gene encoding eomesodermin-like isoform X2, with protein sequence MQLESILPSAPISLPKTFYNVTSTESNNNSPGSTQLEFQEGNRTETEPGNGPKKYLSGGGNAMISEGEGFSSAVCAGRSQFGAGYQFGQGPGCLYPSYPGTGSSIGSMPIAGTGTGARAQVYLCNRPLWLKFHRHQTEMIITKQGRRMFPFLSFNIAGLNLTAHYNVFVEVVLADPNHWRFQGGKWVTCGKADNNMQGNKMYVHPESPNTGAHWMRQEISFGKLKLTNNKGANNNNSQMIVLQSLHKYQPRLHIVEVTEDGVEDMSSEAKTQTFTFPENQFIAVTAYQNTDITQLKIDHNPFAKGFRDNYDSMYQAPESDRLTPSPTDGPRSHQIVPGARYAMQPFFQDQFVNNLPQNRFYNGERAVPQTNGILSPQAEEATAASTQRWFVTPVQQTGSNKLDLTYDSDYSASGLLPYGIKSLNLQTTHALGYYPDSAFASMAAGWGSRGTYQRKMTTGLPWSPRPSPPSFAEDHLSNKDKLREESSSTSPWVETPHSLKSVDSVDSGIYSMVCKRRRLSPPSSSTENSPSIKCEDLNTDDYNKESHKGMGYYAFYTSP
- the LOC133137143 gene encoding eomesodermin-like isoform X1 gives rise to the protein MQLESILPSAPISLPKTFYNVTSTESNNNSPGSTQLEFQEGNRTETEPGNGPKKYLSGGGNAMISEGEGETFSGNKSAPDGRKSSPVLVEDDLSTGRRYNIDELSSDRYFISSSQPPSDAANPCSLFPYAGQTGTVYTGSNGSRYSASLHYGSVLPPTGFSSAVCAGRSQFGAGYQFGQGPGCLYPSYPGTGSSIGSMPIAGTGTGARAQVYLCNRPLWLKFHRHQTEMIITKQGRRMFPFLSFNIAGLNLTAHYNVFVEVVLADPNHWRFQGGKWVTCGKADNNMQGNKMYVHPESPNTGAHWMRQEISFGKLKLTNNKGANNNNSQMIVLQSLHKYQPRLHIVEVTEDGVEDMSSEAKTQTFTFPENQFIAVTAYQNTDITQLKIDHNPFAKGFRDNYDSMYQAPESDRLTPSPTDGPRSHQIVPGARYAMQPFFQDQFVNNLPQNRFYNGERAVPQTNGILSPQAEEATAASTQRWFVTPVQQTGSNKLDLTYDSDYSASGLLPYGIKSLNLQTTHALGYYPDSAFASMAAGWGSRGTYQRKMTTGLPWSPRPSPPSFAEDHLSNKDKLREESSSTSPWVETPHSLKSVDSVDSGIYSMVCKRRRLSPPSSSTENSPSIKCEDLNTDDYNKESHKGMGYYAFYTSP